A genome region from Macrobrachium rosenbergii isolate ZJJX-2024 chromosome 42, ASM4041242v1, whole genome shotgun sequence includes the following:
- the LOC136828033 gene encoding ferritin, heavy subunit-like, producing MSSIIRQNFHEDCEAALNNHINLQLHISYVFTNLSHHFARDDVALPGFSKYFEEASRVANNHAETLMKYQNKRGGRLELQNISAQIFKVQNDALPNVVNALDMQKKVNKHLLEVRQKASDKGDSHMCHIIDDHILVKHVDTIKELGYMITKLKRVGSGFGLYIFDKELN from the exons ATGTCTAGTATTATACGACAGAACTTCCATGAGGATTGTGAAGCGGCTTTGAACAACCACATCAACCTGCAGCTACATATAAGCTATGTATTTACGAACTTG AGTCACCACTTCGCCCGAGATGATGTCGCACTTCCAggtttttcaaaatactttgagGAGGCCAGCAGGGTAGCAAACAACCATGCAGAGACTCTCATGAAG TATCAAAACAAAAGAGGGGGCCGTCTGGAGCTGCAGAATATATCTGCCCAGATTTTCAAGGTACAGAATGATGCTCTTCCCAATGTCGTTAATGCACTGGATAtgcaaaagaaagttaataag cattTACTGGAAGTTCGTCAGAAGGCTTCAGACAAAGGGGACAGTCATATGTGTCACATCATTGATGACCATATCCTGGTGAAACATGTGGACACAATTAAAGAACTTGGATACATGATAACGAAGTTGAAACGTGTTGGGTCTGGCTTTGGTCTGTATATATTTGATAAGGAGTTGAACTGA